From the Diospyros lotus cultivar Yz01 chromosome 13, ASM1463336v1, whole genome shotgun sequence genome, one window contains:
- the LOC127788924 gene encoding uncharacterized protein LOC127788924 isoform X1, with amino-acid sequence MEKEEKNQRVFKPAEAELFLQWGNRKRLRCVRMRDPGISSGRFRRRITSPIIAAAAAASSERQSSLFLQPTRLARNCSPEKEERYYTTRGSAAAAGGEEIGKGSGDEIHRNGNRGGGGVWPKLCIGLSSKEKEEDFMAMKGCKLPQRPKKRAKIIQRTLLVELGVEQLVSPGAWLSDMCQERYEVREKKNSKKRPRGLKAMGNMDSDSE; translated from the exons atggagaaagaagagaagaatcaGAGAGTGTTTAAGCCAGCGGAGGCTGAATTGTTCCTGCAGTGGGGGAACAGGAAGAGGCTGAGGTGCGTCAGGATGAGAGACCCAGGAATCTCGTCCGGCAGATTTCGCCGGAGAATCACGTCTCCGATCATCGCCGCCGCAGCCGCAGCGTCCTCCGAGAGACAGAGCTCTCTTTTCCTTCAACCCACTCGCCTCGCCAG GAATTGTTCGCCGGAGAAGGAGGAGAGGTACTACACGACGAGAGggtcggcggcggcggcgggggGGGAGGAGATTGGGAAGGGATCAGGAGATGAGATTCACAGAAACGGAAATAGGGGAGGGGGAGGGGTTTGGCCGAAGCTGTGTATTGGGCTGTCGAGCAAAGAGAAAGAGGAGGATTTTATGGCCATGAAAGGGTGTAAGCTCCCTCAGAGGCCGAAGAAAAGGGCCAAAATCATCCAAAGAACTTTACTT GTTGAGTTGGGTGTGGAGCAGTTGGTGAGCCCAGGGGCTTGGCTATCGGACATGTGCCAGGAGAGGTATGAagtaagggagaagaagaattCTAAGAAG AGACCAAGAGGACTCAAGGCCATGGGAAACATGGACAGCGACTCTGAATGA
- the LOC127788887 gene encoding arabinogalactan protein 14-like: protein MEAMKMKLFVAVAMALMAAATFQTAVAVADAPAPSPTSDSAVFVPTIFVSFAAALAFGLLY, encoded by the coding sequence ATGGAGGCAATGAAGATGAAGCTCTTCGTCGCAGTGGCGATGGCCTTGATGGCGGCGGCGACCTTCCAGACTGCTGTGGCCGTTGCGGATGCCCCGGCCCCAAGCCCCACCTCCGATTCCGCCGTCTTTGTGCCCACAATTTTCGTCTCTTTCGCGGCGGCCCTGGCATTCGGCCTCCTCTACTGA
- the LOC127788924 gene encoding uncharacterized protein LOC127788924 isoform X3 — MEKEEKNQRVFKPAEAELFLQWGNRKRLRCVRMRDPGISSGRFRRRITSPIIAAAAAASSERQSSLFLQPTRLARNCSPEKEERYYTTRGSAAAAGGEEIGKGSGDEIHRNGNRGGGGVWPKLCIGLSSKEKEEDFMAMKGCKLPQRPKKRAKIIQRTLLLVSPGAWLSDMCQERYEVREKKNSKKRPRGLKAMGNMDSDSE, encoded by the exons atggagaaagaagagaagaatcaGAGAGTGTTTAAGCCAGCGGAGGCTGAATTGTTCCTGCAGTGGGGGAACAGGAAGAGGCTGAGGTGCGTCAGGATGAGAGACCCAGGAATCTCGTCCGGCAGATTTCGCCGGAGAATCACGTCTCCGATCATCGCCGCCGCAGCCGCAGCGTCCTCCGAGAGACAGAGCTCTCTTTTCCTTCAACCCACTCGCCTCGCCAG GAATTGTTCGCCGGAGAAGGAGGAGAGGTACTACACGACGAGAGggtcggcggcggcggcgggggGGGAGGAGATTGGGAAGGGATCAGGAGATGAGATTCACAGAAACGGAAATAGGGGAGGGGGAGGGGTTTGGCCGAAGCTGTGTATTGGGCTGTCGAGCAAAGAGAAAGAGGAGGATTTTATGGCCATGAAAGGGTGTAAGCTCCCTCAGAGGCCGAAGAAAAGGGCCAAAATCATCCAAAGAACTTTACTT TTGGTGAGCCCAGGGGCTTGGCTATCGGACATGTGCCAGGAGAGGTATGAagtaagggagaagaagaattCTAAGAAG AGACCAAGAGGACTCAAGGCCATGGGAAACATGGACAGCGACTCTGAATGA
- the LOC127788924 gene encoding uncharacterized protein LOC127788924 isoform X2, whose protein sequence is MEKEEKNQRVFKPAEAELFLQWGNRKRLRCVRMRDPGISSGRFRRRITSPIIAAAAAASSERQSSLFLQPTRLARNCSPEKEERYYTTRGSAAAAGGEEIGKGSGDEIHRNGNRGGGGVWPKLCIGLSSKEKEEDFMAMKGCKLPQRPKKRAKIIQRTLLLGVEQLVSPGAWLSDMCQERYEVREKKNSKKRPRGLKAMGNMDSDSE, encoded by the exons atggagaaagaagagaagaatcaGAGAGTGTTTAAGCCAGCGGAGGCTGAATTGTTCCTGCAGTGGGGGAACAGGAAGAGGCTGAGGTGCGTCAGGATGAGAGACCCAGGAATCTCGTCCGGCAGATTTCGCCGGAGAATCACGTCTCCGATCATCGCCGCCGCAGCCGCAGCGTCCTCCGAGAGACAGAGCTCTCTTTTCCTTCAACCCACTCGCCTCGCCAG GAATTGTTCGCCGGAGAAGGAGGAGAGGTACTACACGACGAGAGggtcggcggcggcggcgggggGGGAGGAGATTGGGAAGGGATCAGGAGATGAGATTCACAGAAACGGAAATAGGGGAGGGGGAGGGGTTTGGCCGAAGCTGTGTATTGGGCTGTCGAGCAAAGAGAAAGAGGAGGATTTTATGGCCATGAAAGGGTGTAAGCTCCCTCAGAGGCCGAAGAAAAGGGCCAAAATCATCCAAAGAACTTTACTT TTGGGTGTGGAGCAGTTGGTGAGCCCAGGGGCTTGGCTATCGGACATGTGCCAGGAGAGGTATGAagtaagggagaagaagaattCTAAGAAG AGACCAAGAGGACTCAAGGCCATGGGAAACATGGACAGCGACTCTGAATGA